GCGAGGCAGTCCCAGGAATTCATATGCAGTTCGACGTAGCCGTCGGAGCGGCCATCGGCCACATAGGCCAAAGCCAGCGCACCCGAGCCCGCCCGGCGCACATTGGTCCCGAGATCGAGCAGCCCCTTCACCACGTCGAGATAGGTCTCGTTCGCTATGCGCGTCGACCATCCCATTTCGATCGTCGTGGCATCGTAGCGATTTGTCGCAGCAACCTGGATCGTCTTGCCGTTCAAGCTGGCACCACGACCACGCTCAGCGAAATAAAGCTCATCAAGCGCTGGATTGTAGATGGCGCCGAACTCCGTCACCCCCTTTTCCACATAGGCGATCGAAATGCAGAAATGGGGAATTCCGCGCGCGAAATTGGCCGTACCATCGACAGGATCGACGACCCAGACGCGCTCACCGATAGCGCCACCGCCTTCTTCGCCGAAGAAGCTGTCGCCCGGGAAGCGTGCCAGGATACCGTCGCGGATCAGAGCCTCCGACGCGGCGTCGGTTTCCGTCAGATAGTCCTGTGGGCCCTTCATCGAC
This genomic window from Sinorhizobium sp. B11 contains:
- a CDS encoding inositol monophosphatase, whose translation is MHPGSDVVLAETRADYCRTIIRAAGELVLKGFHAGAGTGVSMKGPQDYLTETDAASEALIRDGILARFPGDSFFGEEGGGAIGERVWVVDPVDGTANFARGIPHFCISIAYVEKGVTEFGAIYNPALDELYFAERGRGASLNGKTIQVAATNRYDATTIEMGWSTRIANETYLDVVKGLLDLGTNVRRAGSGALALAYVADGRSDGYVELHMNSWDCLAGLLLVSEAGGDVCPFLEVGSLEKGGPVLAVAPAIAAGISEISKIPLSLAGKRPETTHPAKSTAPAEA